A stretch of Halanaerobiaceae bacterium ANBcell28 DNA encodes these proteins:
- a CDS encoding carbohydrate ABC transporter permease, whose protein sequence is MELKLNNKARSFINMSNFMKLFAVLFRFLIVVAICYIILFPLITKVASSFMSRTDIWDQTVNLIPRNPTLVNYTLAFEYMDFTTAFLNSFILAFVVSLFQLLSCTLIGYGFASFDFKGKNFWFFLVIFSLVIPPELIITPLYLNFRFFNFLGLMPGDGINLIGTNWPFILLAATGTGYKNGLFIYIMRQFFKGMPKGLAEAAYVDGAGPFRTFFKIMLPGAVPGMVIVFLFSFVWQWNDYFLTTMFVGQRNILPLALEELPRAVLGDQYLHLPEEASLLINTGSLMIILPLVLLYIFLQKYFVESVQRSGIK, encoded by the coding sequence ATGGAACTTAAATTAAATAATAAGGCCAGAAGTTTTATAAATATGTCAAATTTCATGAAATTATTTGCAGTATTATTTCGCTTCTTGATAGTAGTAGCAATATGTTATATTATTCTTTTTCCTCTGATAACAAAAGTTGCGTCGTCTTTTATGTCAAGAACGGATATATGGGATCAAACTGTTAATCTGATACCAAGAAATCCTACATTAGTTAATTATACATTAGCTTTTGAATATATGGATTTCACAACAGCATTTTTAAATTCTTTTATCTTGGCTTTTGTGGTGTCTTTATTCCAATTATTATCCTGTACTCTAATTGGATATGGTTTTGCTAGTTTCGACTTTAAAGGTAAGAATTTCTGGTTTTTTCTAGTTATTTTCTCTCTAGTGATACCTCCAGAGTTGATAATAACACCATTGTATTTGAATTTCCGTTTCTTTAATTTTCTAGGGCTTATGCCTGGGGATGGTATCAATCTAATTGGTACTAATTGGCCTTTCATTTTATTAGCTGCAACAGGAACGGGATATAAGAATGGTTTGTTTATCTATATTATGCGACAGTTCTTCAAAGGAATGCCAAAAGGCCTTGCAGAAGCGGCCTATGTAGATGGTGCAGGACCTTTTAGGACGTTTTTTAAGATTATGTTGCCAGGAGCAGTTCCGGGAATGGTTATTGTATTCTTGTTCTCATTTGTCTGGCAGTGGAATGATTATTTCCTAACTACGATGTTTGTAGGTCAAAGAAATATTCTCCCATTGGCATTAGAAGAATTGCCTAGAGCTGTATTAGGAGATCAATACCTACATTTGCCTGAAGAGGCTTCATTGCTGATTAATACTGGTAGTCTTATGATTATTTTACCACTCGTATTACTCTATATCTTCTTACAAAAATATTTTGTAGAAAGTGTGCAAAGGTCAGGTATTAAATAA
- a CDS encoding ABC transporter substrate-binding protein, with translation MKKLIILSLITFLLISFSGIVAAYTPPPGVLSPNEVDFGGETVMIYGANLADGSWVWDEFNDILRERAAEAEELFNVTIQTRPDVSNQLIQNRVLSGDSAYDIYVRPHRDTGYYTLVSNDMLYPVGEILPQEYYESLHNIDYQTAEKLAFNDQYYTFGSRKGNVMESMFFVQYNRTLLENENLADPYDMYLAGEWDYEAFEELAREVTRDTNGDGEIDQWAMYDITAEAIIRFLGTNGVEIARRDEDGKYVFNLTSPAAINALNTLDRWRNEEGILATSGNPNFEQGNVAFAFFAAINGWRHAKNNLDGEFGVVPLPMGPDVDSYQYTAFNYVPVIIPANAENPEGLVALYEFLFRQDDNRFDEHLDALIDLSVTHRDQLDVYLEGINNWRGEGDAFQYSGLWGLLLDSLNEVVAGERGAVSAMREIEPEAQAWLDDLFHQ, from the coding sequence ATGAAAAAATTAATTATCTTATCTTTAATAACGTTCTTATTAATAAGTTTTAGTGGTATTGTTGCAGCATATACTCCACCTCCTGGAGTATTATCCCCAAATGAAGTTGATTTTGGTGGAGAAACTGTAATGATTTACGGGGCTAATTTAGCAGATGGCTCATGGGTTTGGGATGAGTTTAATGATATTTTAAGAGAAAGAGCAGCAGAAGCAGAAGAATTATTTAATGTGACTATTCAGACAAGGCCTGATGTTAGTAATCAATTGATTCAAAATAGGGTTTTATCTGGAGATTCTGCTTATGATATTTATGTACGCCCGCATAGGGATACAGGATATTATACCTTAGTATCAAATGATATGCTTTATCCAGTAGGAGAAATTTTACCCCAAGAGTATTATGAAAGTCTGCATAATATCGATTATCAAACAGCAGAAAAACTTGCATTTAATGATCAATATTATACATTTGGAAGCAGAAAAGGAAATGTAATGGAATCCATGTTCTTTGTACAATATAACAGAACATTATTAGAAAATGAAAATTTAGCAGATCCTTATGATATGTATTTAGCAGGAGAATGGGATTATGAAGCTTTTGAAGAACTTGCTCGTGAAGTTACAAGAGATACTAATGGAGATGGCGAAATCGATCAATGGGCTATGTATGATATTACGGCAGAAGCTATTATACGTTTCCTAGGTACTAACGGTGTTGAAATAGCTAGAAGAGATGAAGATGGGAAATATGTCTTTAACCTAACTTCACCTGCTGCTATTAATGCTTTAAACACATTAGATAGATGGAGAAACGAAGAAGGGATATTGGCAACATCAGGGAATCCTAATTTTGAGCAGGGGAATGTTGCATTTGCATTCTTTGCTGCAATTAATGGCTGGAGACATGCCAAAAATAATCTTGATGGTGAATTTGGAGTAGTACCTTTACCAATGGGTCCAGATGTGGATAGCTATCAGTATACTGCATTTAATTATGTACCTGTAATTATTCCTGCTAATGCAGAAAATCCAGAAGGTCTAGTTGCTTTATATGAGTTCTTATTTAGACAGGATGATAATCGATTTGATGAACACCTAGATGCATTGATCGATCTTTCTGTAACTCACAGAGATCAATTAGATGTATATCTTGAAGGTATAAATAATTGGCGAGGTGAAGGAGATGCATTCCAATACTCTGGTTTATGGGGACTTTTACTTGATAGCTTAAATGAAGTTGTTGCAGGTGAAAGAGGAGCAGTTTCCGCCATGAGAGAAATAGAACCAGAGGCACAAGCATGGCTTGATGATTTATTTCATCAGTAA
- a CDS encoding extracellular solute-binding protein codes for MKKLYVFALVLALSLVMSVSLFASNYTPLPGVLGPEDVDFGGETVMIFGLNLNPNAARVFVGWDNYEPELFLARVAEAEELFNVNIIGRLGANSNLITNRILAGDSVNDIYVEPHREISYFNLVSEDYLYPVGEFLSQDYYDSLSNVDRSISEKLRYQNEFYTFGSIMGPINDSMMFTVYNKDIFEEENQPDPYELWLDGEWTWETFEEIAKELTRDTNGDGNIDQRGYYAIQDYAVWRFGASNAGVELTRFEEDGSVVFNYDSPVAINTLNTFQRWMNEEEFLGEGNVMWDSHIAGIRHDKASGNFEYGIVPMPKGPDGDRHYYPAFSFHSAAIPANAENPQGLVALFEFLFRPDDWEMRWDPALDHLMDIAITSREQWDVVMTAAEEWQGEGDHFQYMGLWDIVLDHTNEVVAGEVGAASAMRSVAPEAQAYLDDLFKQ; via the coding sequence ATGAAAAAGTTATATGTATTTGCTTTAGTATTAGCTTTAAGCTTAGTAATGTCAGTGAGTTTGTTTGCCAGTAATTATACACCTTTACCTGGTGTTCTTGGGCCAGAGGATGTTGATTTTGGTGGAGAAACAGTAATGATATTTGGACTTAATTTAAATCCAAATGCTGCTAGAGTTTTTGTTGGTTGGGATAATTATGAACCTGAACTTTTCCTTGCAAGGGTAGCGGAAGCTGAAGAGTTGTTTAATGTAAATATTATTGGTAGATTAGGAGCTAATAGTAACTTGATTACTAATCGAATTTTAGCTGGCGATTCTGTTAATGATATTTATGTAGAGCCTCATCGTGAAATTTCTTATTTTAATTTAGTGTCTGAAGATTACTTATATCCAGTAGGTGAGTTCTTATCTCAAGATTATTATGATTCTTTAAGTAATGTAGACAGATCTATCTCAGAAAAATTAAGATATCAAAATGAATTTTATACTTTTGGTAGTATTATGGGACCGATCAATGATTCTATGATGTTTACTGTCTATAATAAAGATATTTTCGAAGAAGAAAATCAACCAGATCCTTATGAATTATGGTTAGATGGTGAATGGACATGGGAAACGTTTGAAGAGATTGCTAAAGAGCTAACGAGAGATACTAATGGTGATGGCAATATAGATCAAAGGGGTTATTATGCTATTCAAGATTATGCGGTCTGGCGTTTTGGTGCTAGTAATGCTGGTGTTGAATTAACAAGATTTGAAGAAGACGGAAGTGTTGTTTTCAATTATGACTCACCAGTAGCTATTAATACTTTGAATACGTTCCAGAGATGGATGAATGAAGAAGAATTTTTAGGTGAAGGTAACGTAATGTGGGATTCACATATAGCTGGTATTAGACATGATAAAGCTTCTGGTAATTTTGAATATGGTATAGTACCAATGCCTAAAGGTCCTGATGGAGACCGTCATTATTATCCAGCATTTAGTTTCCACTCTGCAGCTATACCTGCAAATGCAGAAAATCCTCAAGGCTTAGTTGCTTTATTTGAATTCTTATTTAGACCTGATGACTGGGAAATGCGCTGGGATCCAGCATTAGATCATTTAATGGATATTGCAATTACAAGTAGAGAACAATGGGATGTTGTAATGACAGCTGCTGAGGAATGGCAGGGAGAGGGAGATCACTTCCAGTATATGGGACTTTGGGATATAGTTTTAGATCATACTAATGAGGTTGTAGCAGGTGAAGTTGGTGCTGCTTCAGCAATGAGATCTGTAGCTCCGGAAGCACAAGCTTATCTGGACGATTTATTTAAACAATAG
- a CDS encoding sugar ABC transporter permease: protein MKNKKFFKYNLKTRDSIAAYIFILPFILGFLLFILMPIIQSVLFSINEIQLEARGFSLNFIGMENYNFLLREDTNFLEALYNSMFLMLNNVFWILIFSFFAANLLNQKFRGRLIARVIFFLPVIISAGIIVRMEQTDYMMGVMQSSVESGGFLSGAALQQALLSLHVPPAFINFIVIAVNNIADIINASGIQILIFLAGLQAIDPFLYEAAEVEGSTKWENFWLITLPMLSPLILTNIVYTIIDFFTSPSNMVIDLIRNTTFDGRGFGTASAMSWIYFLLILFVLGVVVKLVSRFVYYDE, encoded by the coding sequence ATGAAAAATAAAAAGTTTTTTAAGTATAATTTGAAGACAAGAGATAGTATTGCCGCTTATATTTTCATCCTTCCCTTTATTCTAGGATTTTTATTATTTATTCTGATGCCAATAATACAATCTGTATTATTTAGTATTAATGAAATACAACTAGAAGCTAGAGGTTTTTCCTTGAACTTTATAGGTATGGAAAATTATAATTTTCTCTTAAGAGAAGATACAAACTTTCTAGAAGCGTTATATAATTCTATGTTTTTGATGCTTAATAATGTATTCTGGATATTGATTTTTAGTTTCTTTGCTGCTAATTTATTGAATCAAAAGTTTAGAGGACGACTAATTGCTAGAGTTATATTCTTTTTACCTGTTATTATATCTGCTGGAATTATTGTTAGAATGGAGCAGACTGACTATATGATGGGAGTTATGCAATCAAGTGTAGAGTCTGGTGGTTTTTTAAGTGGAGCAGCCTTACAACAAGCACTATTATCATTGCATGTACCACCGGCTTTTATAAACTTTATTGTAATTGCTGTTAATAATATTGCTGATATTATCAATGCATCTGGTATTCAGATATTAATCTTCCTGGCAGGTTTACAAGCCATTGATCCCTTCTTATATGAGGCAGCTGAAGTTGAAGGATCAACTAAGTGGGAAAACTTCTGGTTAATAACCTTACCAATGTTGAGTCCTCTTATCTTAACAAATATAGTTTATACAATTATAGATTTCTTTACTTCACCAAGCAATATGGTAATAGATTTAATAAGAAATACAACCTTTGATGGTCGTGGTTTTGGAACAGCCAGCGCCATGTCATGGATATATTTTCTTTTGATACTGTTTGTACTTGGTGTAGTCGTGAAACTTGTCTCTAGATTTGTATATTATGATGAATAG
- a CDS encoding DUF5696 domain-containing protein yields MKMLRTMKFISFAILIVLLLSYGELSIASELGNFDLVIENDYLALFLNRESTEIAVQNKESGETWYSNPPGDNRSNEQLIIHYFDPRDELKRMNNFRDSIEYGQFEFIEIENGIKIEYLIGEQWDDFDFVPQMMSADRFEDIVLEKVAARDERFLLNTYSQVMLVERENDEQAINLDNTRDDLFQKYTVGSPDEDLNDRARTDLARSLLNVILNSNDELDSREDITFEHISQLVDNPTYVLTARLRPWDEDDLVDLFRDTVGYMPEDKALDHEANNLSVPVENVEVFTIPIEYKLEGADFIVRVPMEEVIYPKDVLSQEVYVRGLSVSEDRGRDIIDKFGNIGSEEVTYTIHEIELLPFFGTATPEDEGYMFVPDGSGGLIYLDKETDQTYIKSLYGLDYTVADIPIEDTFVQNQTYREEIYLPVYGMKKNDEGFIAIIEEGDSIARVVARVSGRSNRYSRVYTRFLLNPRDNILLQEAERAERSGEKSINIYPESLPNENLQLRYTFLSDEDANYVGMARHYQNYLVDKHNLEQLASLEDIPFFLELVGAITVREPIMGFMRLISKELTTYQETEEIVEKLLAENINNIDLKYSGWLQNGIKHIYPNRVNLDSVLGTSNEFQDLISYLDNNSIDFYPEVGFKAIHDIRNHRNSYNYRRIAARRLNTEYAWYSDDWYTDRKWVLSTNLLDSLLDDFLSDYLDYDIGGIALTYMGHQINTTYRSNAEVDRPAAKNIVEEQLDKLRNYQQNIMVERANAYTLPYVNNITNFPMTSSTTNIIDREIPFYQMVVNSYVNYAGVPINLSEDLEFEFLKALETGSVPYFKWTYADSAMLLNTDFDYLYSSSYQIWFDRAVDYYHQANKVLSQVHNQRIINHQRVSENLYKTSYENGVSILVNYNDHSVTYADNVIEARSYFLTKEGNGNEK; encoded by the coding sequence ATGAAAATGCTTAGAACAATGAAATTTATTTCTTTTGCCATTTTAATAGTCCTTTTATTAAGTTATGGAGAACTTTCTATAGCCAGTGAATTGGGCAATTTTGATTTAGTAATAGAAAATGATTATCTTGCTCTATTTTTAAATAGGGAAAGTACAGAAATTGCTGTTCAGAATAAAGAAAGTGGGGAGACTTGGTATTCAAATCCCCCTGGTGACAATCGCTCTAATGAACAATTAATTATTCATTATTTTGACCCTCGTGATGAATTAAAAAGAATGAATAATTTTAGAGATAGTATAGAGTATGGTCAATTTGAATTTATAGAAATTGAAAATGGTATTAAGATAGAATATCTTATTGGTGAACAATGGGATGACTTTGATTTTGTCCCTCAAATGATGTCAGCAGATCGTTTTGAAGACATAGTATTGGAAAAAGTTGCTGCTAGAGATGAGCGTTTTCTTCTGAACACATATTCTCAAGTTATGCTTGTTGAGAGAGAAAATGATGAACAGGCAATCAATTTAGATAATACACGAGACGATTTATTTCAAAAATATACAGTAGGTTCACCTGATGAAGATCTAAACGATAGGGCAAGAACTGATCTAGCTCGAAGTTTATTAAATGTAATTTTAAACTCTAATGATGAGCTAGATAGTAGAGAAGATATTACCTTTGAACATATTTCACAATTGGTGGATAATCCCACATATGTTTTAACTGCTCGTCTTAGACCTTGGGATGAAGATGACTTGGTAGATCTTTTCAGAGATACTGTTGGTTATATGCCTGAAGATAAAGCGTTAGATCATGAAGCAAATAATCTAAGTGTCCCTGTTGAAAATGTGGAAGTTTTTACAATTCCAATTGAGTACAAATTAGAAGGAGCGGACTTCATAGTTAGGGTTCCTATGGAAGAGGTTATCTATCCGAAAGATGTATTAAGCCAGGAAGTATATGTTAGAGGCTTATCTGTTTCGGAAGATAGAGGTAGAGACATCATAGATAAATTTGGGAATATCGGAAGTGAAGAGGTAACTTATACAATCCATGAGATCGAGTTATTACCTTTCTTTGGTACAGCTACTCCTGAAGATGAGGGTTACATGTTTGTACCTGATGGTTCTGGTGGTCTAATTTATCTAGATAAAGAAACAGACCAAACTTATATTAAATCCTTATATGGTCTAGATTATACTGTTGCAGATATCCCTATAGAGGATACTTTTGTACAAAACCAAACTTATCGTGAAGAAATATATCTTCCGGTTTATGGAATGAAAAAAAATGATGAGGGTTTTATAGCTATAATTGAAGAAGGAGACTCTATAGCTAGAGTGGTTGCAAGAGTTTCTGGTAGATCAAATAGATATAGTAGAGTTTATACAAGGTTTTTGCTTAATCCTAGAGATAATATACTATTACAAGAGGCAGAACGTGCTGAACGTAGTGGTGAAAAGAGTATAAATATTTATCCAGAGTCATTACCAAATGAAAACTTACAACTACGTTATACTTTCTTAAGTGATGAAGATGCTAATTATGTAGGGATGGCTAGACATTATCAAAATTATCTAGTGGATAAACATAACTTGGAGCAATTAGCTAGTTTAGAAGATATTCCTTTTTTCCTGGAATTAGTAGGAGCTATAACAGTTAGAGAACCAATAATGGGTTTCATGAGACTTATATCTAAAGAATTAACGACATATCAAGAGACTGAAGAGATTGTTGAGAAGCTATTAGCTGAAAATATTAATAATATAGATCTTAAGTATTCTGGATGGTTGCAAAATGGTATAAAACATATTTATCCAAATAGAGTAAACTTAGATTCTGTATTGGGTACAAGCAATGAGTTTCAAGATTTAATTAGCTATCTAGATAATAATAGTATAGATTTTTATCCTGAAGTAGGATTCAAGGCAATCCATGATATACGTAATCACAGAAATAGCTATAATTATAGAAGAATTGCTGCAAGACGACTGAATACTGAATATGCCTGGTATTCAGATGATTGGTACACTGATCGAAAGTGGGTATTATCAACAAATCTCTTGGATTCATTACTTGATGACTTTTTAAGTGATTACCTGGATTATGATATTGGAGGTATCGCATTAACTTATATGGGTCATCAAATAAATACGACATATAGGTCTAATGCTGAAGTTGATAGACCAGCCGCAAAGAATATAGTGGAAGAGCAGTTAGATAAATTACGGAATTACCAACAGAATATTATGGTAGAAAGAGCCAACGCATATACATTGCCATATGTCAATAATATAACTAACTTTCCAATGACAAGCTCTACAACAAATATTATTGATAGAGAAATACCTTTTTATCAGATGGTAGTTAATTCTTATGTGAATTATGCTGGAGTGCCAATTAATTTATCAGAAGATCTTGAATTTGAATTTTTAAAAGCATTAGAAACTGGTTCAGTTCCATATTTTAAGTGGACTTATGCTGATTCAGCTATGTTGTTAAATACAGATTTTGATTATTTGTATTCAAGTTCATATCAAATTTGGTTTGATAGGGCAGTGGATTATTATCATCAAGCCAATAAGGTCTTAAGTCAGGTTCATAATCAAAGAATAATTAATCATCAAAGAGTAAGTGAGAATCTTTATAAAACAAGTTATGAAAATGGAGTATCTATATTGGTAAATTACAATGACCATAGTGTAACTTATGCTGATAATGTCATTGAAGCTAGATCTTATTTCTTAACAAAGGAGGGGAATGGTAATGAAAAATAA
- a CDS encoding YIP1 family protein, with the protein MRKKLINYSFSVLLLLLILFMPVIQASARTPYPSYIYDFFSRPVSAPQSYIIDSYFTGDDLGVGALRNPEDIHTTDDSIYLLDSGNHRIIVMNESFELVDIISEFYRDGEKDTFNNPRGIFVNDDGIIFLADTNNARILVLDQDLNLINQIDEKSLMMDDLENLIEEDFSFRPRKIVVNSLGRIMVLAQDIYDGILVFEDDGTFSGFVGAPRVSPSVFDIFWMRFGTEEQRARRQRFLPIEYSNITVDNEGYIIAVEAGSADEESIKRLNPAGTDRMTREGVVETMGDVGPVLFLSDDPDVQAGMSANSATFRDVISREHGIFSVLDSNRGRIFTYDGRGELLYVFGGTGSHIRGLFNRPRGLEYFNENYLVLDADGYLTVFRPTVYASLINQAIDYYNTGRYDLSKDTWREALDYNSNYHIAYNGIGRSLLRDGYYEEAMEYFKLGQNREYYSQAYSYYRRDRLEENLNTVFTVFILTIIFIVLGIKFNLFKKFNNVLKNLTASISETAASVENSTINFLQKRVKETLRALKYSLYVIIHPIKGFWDLKHEKKGNISAALVILFLAWFSIIYHTQYSAFIFNTTRMQNFNIMREFFSFFVPVFLWCMVNWALTTLMEGKGTFKEVCIATSYALVPIILTFIPATFLTNVLLYTEAEFITMLLGFGIIWSGALVFLATLVTHEYLLLKTAFTTVLIIMGMGVVLFLSALFLTIVNHSIVFFTNIYSELILR; encoded by the coding sequence ATGAGAAAGAAATTGATAAACTATAGTTTTAGTGTGCTTTTATTATTACTTATATTATTTATGCCAGTAATACAGGCTTCTGCTAGAACTCCCTATCCAAGTTATATTTATGATTTTTTTAGTAGACCAGTTTCGGCGCCTCAGTCATATATAATTGATAGCTATTTTACCGGTGATGATTTAGGTGTAGGTGCTTTGAGAAATCCGGAGGATATTCATACTACTGATGACTCTATATACCTTCTAGATAGTGGTAATCACAGAATTATCGTGATGAATGAGTCCTTTGAGCTTGTTGATATTATAAGTGAATTTTACCGGGATGGAGAAAAAGATACATTTAATAACCCTCGTGGTATATTTGTAAATGATGATGGAATTATCTTTTTAGCTGATACCAATAATGCCAGAATATTAGTGTTAGATCAAGATTTGAATTTAATCAATCAAATTGATGAAAAAAGTCTCATGATGGATGATCTTGAAAATTTGATTGAAGAAGACTTTAGTTTTAGACCTAGAAAGATAGTTGTAAATAGTTTGGGTAGAATTATGGTATTGGCCCAAGATATTTATGATGGTATTCTTGTTTTTGAAGATGATGGAACATTTAGTGGATTTGTAGGCGCTCCTAGAGTTAGTCCAAGTGTTTTTGATATTTTCTGGATGCGTTTTGGAACGGAAGAGCAAAGGGCTAGAAGACAGCGTTTTCTACCGATTGAATATAGTAATATTACTGTAGATAATGAAGGTTATATCATTGCTGTTGAAGCTGGTAGTGCAGATGAAGAGTCAATCAAAAGACTTAATCCTGCTGGTACTGATCGTATGACCAGAGAAGGTGTAGTAGAGACTATGGGTGATGTTGGTCCAGTATTATTCCTGTCAGATGACCCAGATGTGCAGGCAGGAATGTCAGCAAACTCTGCAACTTTTAGAGATGTAATTTCAAGAGAACATGGTATCTTTAGTGTTCTAGACTCAAATAGAGGTAGAATCTTCACTTATGATGGTCGTGGAGAATTGTTGTATGTTTTTGGTGGAACCGGTAGTCATATTCGTGGTTTGTTTAATAGACCTAGAGGTTTAGAATACTTTAATGAAAATTATCTAGTTCTTGATGCTGATGGTTATTTAACTGTGTTTCGACCTACTGTTTATGCAAGTTTAATTAATCAGGCAATTGATTATTATAACACAGGTAGGTATGATCTTTCTAAAGATACCTGGCGTGAAGCATTAGACTATAATAGCAATTATCATATTGCCTATAATGGAATTGGTAGGTCCTTATTAAGAGATGGTTACTATGAAGAGGCTATGGAATATTTTAAATTAGGACAAAACCGAGAGTATTATTCTCAAGCTTATTCCTATTATAGACGAGATAGATTAGAAGAGAATTTGAATACAGTATTTACAGTATTTATTTTAACTATAATTTTTATTGTTCTTGGAATTAAATTTAACTTATTCAAGAAATTTAATAATGTATTAAAAAATCTAACGGCTAGTATTTCGGAAACGGCGGCCAGTGTTGAAAATAGTACTATTAATTTTCTTCAAAAAAGAGTAAAGGAAACTCTACGTGCATTAAAATATTCTTTATATGTTATAATCCATCCTATTAAAGGTTTTTGGGATTTAAAACATGAGAAAAAAGGGAATATCTCTGCTGCGCTTGTAATTTTATTTCTGGCATGGTTTTCTATAATTTACCATACGCAATATTCAGCGTTTATTTTTAATACGACTAGAATGCAAAATTTTAATATTATGAGAGAATTCTTTAGCTTTTTTGTTCCTGTGTTTTTGTGGTGTATGGTTAATTGGGCTCTTACTACTTTAATGGAAGGTAAGGGTACTTTTAAAGAAGTTTGTATTGCTACTTCTTATGCTTTAGTGCCAATTATATTAACATTTATACCAGCTACTTTTTTAACTAATGTATTATTATATACTGAAGCAGAATTCATAACAATGTTGTTAGGATTTGGAATAATATGGTCAGGAGCTTTGGTCTTCCTTGCTACATTAGTTACACATGAATATTTACTTTTAAAAACAGCATTTACTACAGTTTTAATAATTATGGGAATGGGCGTAGTTTTATTTCTATCAGCTTTATTCTTGACTATAGTAAATCATTCTATCGTTTTCTTTACAAATATTTATAGCGAATTAATTCTTAGATAG
- a CDS encoding sugar-binding protein, which translates to MKKLVLTMVLLMALTVVSFAGPEFVAQRADRAPNITGIFAGAWLDADVFELSMDNYERVGGSYVARAGDFEASMRFYSLWDDDNLYIYFDVIDGDHSYDAWEGMGFVDNNVIQMTINERGAEMNQIYDFIADSNEGYPLVWEHWVHAFNVQDQIEIAGRVTRAGYQIEVAMPWSVLQTEEVYAGKEFDFGFMLIDATETGSRKGFLFPWEGGTGAIGDNNQWGTLTLVD; encoded by the coding sequence ATGAAAAAGTTAGTATTAACAATGGTTTTATTAATGGCTTTGACTGTAGTTTCCTTTGCAGGACCTGAATTTGTGGCACAAAGAGCAGATAGAGCTCCAAATATTACAGGTATTTTTGCTGGTGCTTGGTTAGACGCAGATGTATTTGAATTATCAATGGATAACTATGAAAGAGTTGGTGGTTCTTATGTAGCGAGAGCTGGTGACTTTGAAGCAAGTATGAGGTTTTATTCTCTATGGGATGATGACAATCTTTATATCTATTTTGATGTTATTGATGGAGATCATTCTTATGATGCTTGGGAAGGCATGGGTTTTGTAGATAATAACGTTATTCAAATGACTATTAATGAGCGTGGTGCAGAAATGAATCAGATTTATGATTTCATTGCTGATTCAAATGAAGGATATCCATTAGTTTGGGAACATTGGGTACATGCTTTCAATGTACAGGATCAAATTGAAATTGCTGGTAGAGTAACTAGAGCTGGATACCAAATTGAAGTTGCTATGCCATGGTCTGTACTTCAAACTGAAGAAGTCTATGCAGGAAAAGAATTTGATTTTGGCTTTATGTTAATTGATGCTACAGAAACAGGTAGCAGAAAAGGTTTCCTTTTCCCATGGGAAGGTGGAACTGGAGCCATTGGAGACAATAACCAATGGGGTACTTTAACATTAGTTGACTAA